The Pochonia chlamydosporia 170 chromosome 1, whole genome shotgun sequence genome window below encodes:
- a CDS encoding C6 transcription factor (similar to Talaromyces stipitatus ATCC 10500 XP_002486945.1) — protein sequence MSPLSLPPNKVEPYEKLPPETPDVAQRARVCDAVRPCTLCCRSGFTCEAREDNGPAKTRRTANKRAKREVTLPGSVSPDYKKKQLSLTHNPARTSPQFPPSQSPVEPFRSPGTAHPLHGSLRERQRFGANSSAVGFAARIFGVSAGSHSGDISSIPGHIGRDKMSDAGTPWSLATMPCPPLPLLEALVDVYFDRMHWFTLIFHEPTFRRAAQNVLSRTSWYRSELGHVLACLMVSAIGLKSVARDATWAGHDMLREASLDPITLIEALIKEIRCHLLDLLDDCSIETVQVCSLLGTYYIFHASPTLAWSILGMSVRTAYALTLHCDGDEDNINGKEDDPVIAQVRRRNWNHILVADTFAAMIYGRPVSLDAAFSYVQPLDPMDDLSFGPKLAQHPLFEPNSPRSMSSLPISNQTFHMLKYYLYDIVREALNRFRLLRLQSPITPEELVSLVQAVQHVRSLLHAWRADLPAVFNTNPAAQEATLAEINSIPDLSPVEELSRRQLCRQINALNVTYNSAVIFIHRPILEYRLTTNSPHALPSETLQVVSESLHLSVNAALDMSRVPVSRLENQFAMSFVLMNFFTAGVILCIPPTTWPLSSIAHEAKAGTLRIIRASRAMKHLTPIASHTEQLLTGLLKRSLQQEVDNGLHPDLSLRSDSNRNYPNVAPADQATGVPQEAHFPSQEDGEIQINGTNQVAVGEPRYSQTDRQTPSSTEQVRVLNPSSFPGEQTWDMEAANTVPPMNAIYDENGNIVAPNVDPRRGVMDYHYGEQRQQVDSQLDEVFGIFGQMLFNLVPNDPYSAWNWGNGGF from the exons ATGAGCCCGCTCTCTCTGCCACCAAACAAGGTCGAGCCTTATGAGAAGCTTCCGCCGGAAACGCCAGACGTTGCCCAGCGAGCACGAGTC TGCGATGCTGTTAGACCATGCACGCTCTGTTGCCGCTCAGGCTTCACTTGCGAGGCTCGCGAGGATAATGGTCCTGCCAAGACCAGGAGAACTGCCAACAAGAGGGCTAAGAGAGAGGTCACTCTGCCAGGCTCAGTCTCTCCCGATTATAAGAAGAAACAGCTCAGCCTGACACACAATCCGGCTCGTACCAGTCCACAGTTCCCTCCGTCTCAGTCGCCAGTAGAGCCGTTTCGTTCGCCCGGCACAGCTCACCCTCTACATGGCAGCTTAAGAGAACGGCAACGGTTTGGCGCCAATAGCTCAGCCGTGGGTTTTGCTGCTCGTATATTTGGGGTCTCGGCGGGATCACATTCAGGCGATATCTCGAGCATACCTGGCCATATTGGCCGAGATAAGATGAGTGATGCCGGAACTCCCTGGTCCTTGGCGACTATGCCATGCCCGCCTTTGCCGCTCCTTGAGGCGCTCGTCGACGTCTACTTTGATCGGATGCACTGGTTCACTCTCATCTTTCACGAACCGACGTTCAGAAGGGCAGCACAAAATGTTCTCTCGAGGACCTCTTGGTATCGAAGCGAACTGGGCCATGTTCTGGCTTGTTTGATGGTATCCGCCATTGGGTTGAAGTCTGTTGCTCGGGATGCCACCTGGGCTGGACATGACATGCTTAGAGAAGCATCATTAGATCCGATAACACTTATCGAGGCTCTCATCAAGGAAATTCGTTGTCATCTTTTGGATCTTCTAGACGACTGCTCCATCGAGACTGTCCAAGTCTGCAGCCTGCTGGGAACATACTACATCTTTCACGCCTCTCCTACTTTGGCATGGAGTATACTGGGCATGTCGGTCCGCACTGCATACGCTCTCACGCTTCATTGCGACGGTGACGAAGACAATATCAATGGAAAGGAAGATGATCCCGTCATCGCTCAAGTCCGCCGTCGAAACTGGAATCACATCCTCGTTGCGGATACGTTTGCCGCCATGATATACGGACGACCAGTTTCGCTGGACGCTGCCTTTTCCTACGTCCAGCCTCTGGACCCCATGGATGACTTGTCTTTTGGGCCCAAATTGGCCCAACACCCCCTGTTTGAGCCAAATTCACCGCGCTCCATGTCTTCCCTTCCAATTTCCAATCAGACCTTCCACATGTTGAAGTATTACCTTTACGACATTGTCCGCGAGGCACTGAATCGCTTTAGACTCTTGCGTTTGCAAAGCCCCATAACACCAGAAGAGCTCGTTTCTCTAGTCCAGGCCGTGCAGCATGTTCGGTCGTTGTTGCATGCTTGGAGGGCAGATCTGCCTGCGGTGTTCAACACTAACCCCGCGGCTCAAGAAGCTACTCTAGCGGAAATCAACAGCATACCAGACTTGTCCCCTGTGGAGGAGCTCTCGCGGCGACAGCTGTGCCGTCAAATCAATGCCTTGAACGTAACATATAATAGCGCCGTCATATTCATCCATCGCCCCATCTTGGAGTATCGACTAACAACAAACTCACCTCATGCGCTGCCAAGCGAAACCCTCCAGGTCGTCTCCGAATCATTGCATCTGTCTGTCAATGCAGCACTCGACATGTCTCGAGTCCCAGTCTCACGTCTTGAAAACCAGTTCGCAATGTCGTTTGTGCTGATGAACTTCTTCACTGCCGGCGTCATTCTCTGTATCCCGCCCACTACTTGGCCGCTGAGTTCCATCGCCCATGAAGCCAAGGCCGGCACTTTACGCATCATCCGCGCTAGTCGAGCAATGAAACACCTTACGCCGATTGCCTCTCACACTGAGCAACTGCTTACGGGGCTGTTGAAGCGCAGCCTACAACAGGAAGTCGACAACGGACTCCATCCGGACTTGAGTTTAAGAAGTGACTCTAATCGCAATTATCCAAACGTTGCACCGGCAGATCAGGCCACAGGAGTTCCACAAGAGGCGCATTTCCCAAGCCAAGAAGATGGTGAAATCCAAATTAACGGTACGAATCAGGTGGCTGTCGGAGAACCTAGGTATTCTCAAACAGATCGGCAGACGCCCTCTTCAACGGAACAAGTGAGGGTGCTCAACCCTTCTTCGTTCCCCGGTGAACAGActtgggacatggaggcagcCAATACAGTTCCTCCCATGAACGCCATATACGACGAGAACGGAAACATTGTCGCGCCCAATGTCGACCCTCGCCGAGGAGTCATGGACTATCATTACGGCGAACAACGCCAGCAAGTTGACTCGCAATTGGATGAAGTTTTTGGTATATTTGGACAGA TGCTATTTAACTTGGTGCCTAATGACCCCTATAGTGCTTGGAATTGGGGCAATGGTGGATTTTGA